GTGCAAAGTAGAAgtgacccccacccctcaacaCCCAGGGATCATGTGGAATCACTCACGGTATAAGGTGAAATGTCCAGTTACTCCTTTAGTCTCATCACCTCGCTTTGTGATTTGAATGGTGTAGGATCCTGTGTCATTCTTGGTGACATTCTGGATCAGCAGGGATGCATTGGAATATACTGTTTCTCGTCCACTGTATGCAGGCCCAAATATAATCATTTCAGTGTCTATTGTATATGCTGTAATGTAATGCTGGAGGTCCATTATTTGCCCTTTGTACCAGCTGTAGCCAGTAAGATTCTGGGGCAAATTGTGGACAAGTAGAAGAACATCCTTCCCCTCGGAAACTTTGGTTGGCTGAGCTTCAATCGTGACATGGGCGTGGTGGGCGGGTTCCAGAAGATTAAAAGTGATGCTAGGAGGTGGAGAGAGCATCAGTCAATATTGAGACCTATGTATTGGGATGAAAAGATGGGGCCTTGGGTCCTGAGAAGATCTCTTCAATCATCAGCcttgtagacacacacacacaaacacacacacccctttttgtgtgtatgtgtgtgtgtgtgtttttgtccTACTGTCCTACTGGGTCAAGATCAGGAGCACGACACCCATTCATTCAACGCTTCTGACCTCggcatttttctctttgaaatcctCTTCCCCAGGGGTCTGCATGGCTCCCTCCACACTGCCCTCAGGTCCTGCTCACATCAGGGCATCCTTAGACTTCTTTCCTGACACCTCCTTCAGAGACCCTGGATCTTCCCTTTCTGATCTTTCCCTTCTCTGCTCCCTCTGGAGCTCTTGTCAACACCTGACCTCACATTCCAGATCTCTTTGCATGTCTGTCTTCCTGCCCATGAGAGCATGAGCTCCGTGAGGACAGGGACGTTAGTGATCTTGGTTGCACCCCAGTGCCTGGGACAGGCTGCAGACTCCTGCAGATGTGAGGGTTCCCAGGGACCTCCAAGCcagggctatttttttttctttccccaattGTTGAGGTTTTTTGCTGAGGACAGTGTTTCATGTCCTGCTTATATTTTCATCTGAAGTGTCATCcgataatagttattattatcatttttcaaaatattgtggCCAGTGATGCTTAACCAGGAGAACAGAACACTTGAGATTTTCCTACCTATTACCAATTCCAGTTCAATGTGATTTTCCTGTTGTGACCCTGTCCCTCTCTGGCATATTATCCCCAATCCAGGCTCCAACAGagccttctttcctttatttattttttttttttcttttgagatggagtctcatactgtctcccaggctggcttgcagtggcgccatctcagctcactgcaacctctgcctcccagattcatgcaattctcctgcctcagcctcctgagtagctaggattacaggtgctcaccaccacacctggttaattttttctgtttttagtagagacggggcttcactgtgttgatcagactggtcttgaactcctgacctcatgatccatccacctcagcctcccaaagtgctggcttattttattttttagaacccCATCCCCTCCAGGAGACCCCATCCAATcattctgcttcctcctcctgtccTCTCCCAGGAAGTTCTCTCCTCACCTGTGAGTAGAAGCTCCTTCCAGGTGATGTGCAGTGTGTAGGGAGGCGCTGAGAGGGGCCCCATGGCCTCTTCTGCCTGTGTGTTCTCCTCTGTGGAGATGAGTCTGGGATCCAGAATCTTTCCGAGCACAGCTGTCAGCTGTGCTGTCCTTCCTCCTTCTGTGCTGAGCCTCTTCCCGGGGCAGGAGCACTTCTCAGGCTTATGGGCGGGGTCTGTGCCCAGGTCACCTCTCTATCCCCTCCCCTCTCAGTCCTGCCTCTTtgtccctccttctctttttccttttgtctgtgtGTCAGATCCCTGGGAATTGTGGAGGCCTCTGcctttttcagcagtgatttTGTCACCAAACCTCGGTACACACTATGTGCAAAaccacaaac
Above is a genomic segment from Papio anubis isolate 15944 unplaced genomic scaffold, Panubis1.0 scaffold2754, whole genome shotgun sequence containing:
- the LOC116272951 gene encoding LOW QUALITY PROTEIN: pregnancy-specific beta-1-glycoprotein 2-like (The sequence of the model RefSeq protein was modified relative to this genomic sequence to represent the inferred CDS: inserted 1 base in 1 codon); its protein translation is MGPLSAPPYTLHITWKELLLTASLLIFWNPPTTXHVTIEAQPTKVSEGKDVLLLVHNLPQNLTGYSWYKGQIMDLQHYITAYTIDTEMIIFGPAYSGRETVYSNASLLIQNVTKNDTGSYTIQITKRGDETKGVTGHFTLYRE